Proteins encoded together in one Catellatospora citrea window:
- a CDS encoding SAM-dependent methyltransferase yields MERDIRTVDDVLRLMDTLFAPDADRWTADGASWWDGFYADRSREVPFFAAKPDENLASYLDRGLITPGRALDLGCGPGRNAVHLAALGFEVDAVDLSPAALAWAQDRATEASVDVRFLCGDAFALDLTGPYDLIYDSGCFHHLPPHRRISYLQLLDRSLAPGGHFGLSCFAAGGMGSEESDADLYRHGRLHGGLAYTAESLRGIFADLTEVELRRMHDEPADSALFGEPFLWTALFRRAARP; encoded by the coding sequence GTGGAACGCGACATCCGCACCGTCGACGACGTGCTGAGACTGATGGACACCCTGTTCGCGCCGGACGCCGACCGCTGGACCGCCGACGGCGCCTCCTGGTGGGACGGCTTCTACGCGGACCGCTCGCGCGAGGTGCCGTTCTTCGCCGCGAAGCCGGACGAGAACCTGGCCTCCTACCTCGACCGCGGGCTGATCACTCCGGGCCGCGCCCTCGACCTGGGCTGCGGTCCCGGCCGCAACGCCGTGCACCTCGCCGCGCTGGGGTTCGAGGTCGACGCCGTCGACCTGTCCCCGGCCGCACTCGCCTGGGCGCAGGACCGGGCCACCGAGGCGTCGGTCGACGTCCGCTTCCTGTGCGGCGACGCGTTCGCGCTGGACCTGACCGGCCCGTACGACCTGATCTACGACTCCGGCTGCTTCCACCACCTGCCGCCGCACCGCCGCATCAGCTACCTGCAGCTGCTGGACCGGAGCCTGGCCCCGGGCGGCCACTTCGGCCTGAGCTGCTTCGCGGCCGGCGGCATGGGCTCCGAGGAGTCCGATGCCGACCTCTACCGCCACGGGCGGCTGCACGGCGGCCTGGCCTACACCGCCGAGTCGCTGCGCGGCATCTTCGCCGACCTGACCGAGGTCGAGCTGCGCCGGATGCACGACGAGCCGGCCGACTCCGCACTGTTCGGCGAGCCCTTCCTGTGGACGGCGCTGTTCCGCCGCGCGGCTCGGCCCTGA
- a CDS encoding DUF2795 domain-containing protein, giving the protein MENQAWLQMQQALRDIDFPADKHAIFSHVIEYTSDGDVLKLARTLPPEVYRNMSEVRSSVRLDPSVEEGTTVTQKAAQARSHNKKVASYLREVPDTELS; this is encoded by the coding sequence ATGGAGAACCAGGCCTGGCTGCAGATGCAGCAAGCGTTACGCGATATCGACTTCCCGGCGGATAAGCACGCAATCTTCTCACACGTCATCGAATACACCAGCGACGGTGACGTCCTGAAACTGGCGCGGACGCTGCCGCCCGAGGTCTACCGGAACATGTCCGAGGTGCGCAGCTCGGTCCGGCTCGACCCGTCGGTCGAGGAGGGCACCACGGTCACGCAGAAGGCGGCGCAGGCGCGCTCGCACAACAAGAAGGTCGCCTCGTACCTGCGCGAGGTCCCTGACACCGAGCTCAGCTGA
- the thpR gene encoding RNA 2',3'-cyclic phosphodiesterase, with protein MPPTQRLFVAVYPPAPAITDLAGLVSRLAFTRPHPEGLSLRPVPPEQWHVTVAFLGELDPAQLDTTIAAMSAVASATPRAPRLRLSGGGRFPNGRAAAIWAGLHGDLDDLHELANRLRRALTEARAPFDPRPYQPHLTLARPGDRLGPDELREIMDQLDAYDGPAWPAPALVLMRSDHPVSNHYTEVFRAPLPA; from the coding sequence GTGCCACCTACGCAGCGCCTGTTCGTCGCGGTCTACCCGCCCGCACCGGCGATCACCGACCTGGCCGGCCTGGTCTCCCGCCTGGCCTTCACCCGGCCGCACCCCGAGGGCCTGTCGCTGCGGCCCGTGCCGCCCGAGCAGTGGCACGTCACCGTGGCCTTCCTCGGCGAACTCGACCCCGCCCAGCTCGACACGACGATCGCGGCGATGAGCGCCGTCGCTTCGGCGACCCCACGCGCCCCGCGGTTGCGCCTGTCCGGCGGCGGCCGCTTCCCCAACGGGCGAGCGGCGGCGATCTGGGCCGGCCTGCACGGTGACCTCGATGACCTGCACGAACTCGCGAACCGGCTGCGCCGCGCGCTGACCGAGGCGCGCGCGCCCTTCGACCCGCGCCCGTACCAGCCGCACCTGACCCTGGCCCGGCCCGGCGACCGGCTCGGCCCCGACGAACTGCGAGAGATCATGGACCAGCTCGACGCGTACGACGGACCGGCCTGGCCCGCGCCCGCGCTGGTACTCATGCGCAGCGACCACCCGGTGAGCAACCACTACACCGAGGTGTTCCGCGCACCCCTGCCCGCCTGA
- a CDS encoding sensor histidine kinase produces MSEPAPRAHVGFPYRGVAEYVSGTLAFLHTALDAGNPVLVAVPSAKLEILRDCLGSYAERVRFTDLTVAGRNPGRILPGVLLAFADEFPGRGTAIVVEPLWPGRSPLEYPACVAHEALVNLAFADRDVTLLCPCDAANLDPHMVSDAHRTHPELLLRGERRPSPAYGDPRQTAASFHPPLPAPPPHAATMRYDAVHDLAGLRSFVTGHAATAGLKPERCDTLADVVSELAGGTLAHTDRPGAVSVWPERDLVVCQLRDSGQFTDPLAGLVPPAVRRGTDALLAAHLQCDLVRVHARPGATTVRLHMAVPD; encoded by the coding sequence ATGTCCGAACCTGCACCACGCGCACATGTCGGCTTCCCGTACCGCGGGGTCGCCGAGTACGTCAGCGGCACCCTGGCCTTCCTCCACACCGCCCTCGACGCCGGAAACCCGGTGCTGGTCGCCGTGCCCAGCGCGAAGCTGGAGATCCTGCGGGACTGTCTCGGCTCGTACGCCGAGCGGGTGCGGTTCACCGATCTGACCGTCGCCGGCCGCAACCCCGGCCGCATCCTGCCCGGCGTGCTGCTGGCCTTCGCCGACGAGTTCCCGGGCCGCGGCACGGCGATCGTCGTCGAGCCGCTGTGGCCGGGCCGCAGCCCGCTGGAGTATCCGGCGTGCGTCGCGCACGAGGCGCTGGTCAACCTCGCCTTCGCCGACCGCGACGTGACCCTGCTGTGTCCCTGCGACGCCGCCAACCTGGACCCCCACATGGTGTCCGACGCCCACCGCACCCACCCCGAGCTGCTGCTGCGCGGCGAGCGCCGACCGAGCCCCGCGTACGGCGACCCGCGCCAGACCGCGGCCTCGTTCCACCCGCCGCTGCCCGCTCCCCCACCGCATGCGGCGACGATGCGCTACGACGCGGTGCACGACCTGGCCGGGCTGCGCTCGTTCGTGACCGGCCACGCGGCCACCGCCGGGCTGAAGCCGGAGCGCTGCGACACGCTCGCCGACGTGGTGTCGGAGCTGGCCGGCGGCACCCTGGCGCACACCGACCGCCCCGGTGCGGTCAGCGTGTGGCCGGAACGCGACCTGGTGGTCTGCCAGCTGCGCGACTCGGGCCAGTTCACCGACCCGCTGGCCGGGCTGGTCCCGCCCGCCGTGCGGCGCGGCACGGACGCCCTGCTGGCCGCCCACCTGCAATGCGATCTGGTACGCGTGCACGCGCGCCCCGGCGCGACCACCGTCCGCCTGCACATGGCCGTGCCAGACTGA
- a CDS encoding LacI family DNA-binding transcriptional regulator codes for MTYGSASTQHPGPAGAASPATLAEVARAAGVSIATASRVLNNSSQVSAEAYQRVCDAASRLGYRRRRAAWGRSSAGARAVAAVVHAGHRLVFTEPFFARFLGAAETELARYDLPLLVTNVSGTLAETVGRYLRAGNVAGVIIVSDHGPLPLSGSLAALGLPITVVGRPLHPYQLPYVDADNRGGARAAVEYLLGKGYRTIGHIAAPPDTGPGADRLAGYRDAIQASGRTDLPVAYGDWSQASAAHAMQRLLDQRPQLDAVFAASDVMAAGAVRYLRQAGRRIPDDVAVVGFDDHALAAQVRPALTTVRQPVELMGATAVQGLLAAAAGEAPREYATILPTELVVRDSA; via the coding sequence ATGACGTACGGGAGCGCTTCCACGCAGCACCCGGGACCCGCCGGGGCGGCCTCCCCGGCCACGCTGGCGGAGGTGGCCCGCGCGGCCGGTGTCTCGATCGCGACCGCCTCGCGCGTGCTCAACAACTCCAGCCAGGTCAGCGCCGAGGCATACCAGCGAGTCTGCGACGCGGCGAGCCGGCTCGGCTACCGGCGGCGGCGCGCGGCCTGGGGGCGCTCGTCGGCCGGGGCGCGGGCCGTCGCCGCCGTGGTGCACGCCGGGCACCGGCTGGTCTTCACCGAGCCGTTCTTCGCCCGTTTCCTCGGCGCGGCGGAGACCGAGCTGGCCCGCTACGACCTGCCGCTGCTGGTGACCAACGTGTCCGGCACGCTGGCCGAGACCGTGGGCCGCTACCTGCGGGCCGGCAACGTGGCCGGGGTGATCATCGTGTCGGATCACGGCCCGCTGCCGCTGTCCGGCTCGCTGGCCGCGCTCGGGCTGCCGATCACCGTGGTCGGCCGGCCGCTGCATCCGTACCAGTTGCCCTATGTGGACGCCGACAACCGCGGCGGTGCGCGTGCGGCGGTGGAATACCTGCTGGGCAAGGGTTACCGGACGATCGGCCACATCGCCGCGCCGCCGGACACCGGGCCGGGCGCCGACCGGCTCGCCGGTTACCGCGACGCGATCCAGGCGTCGGGACGGACCGACCTGCCGGTCGCGTACGGCGACTGGAGCCAGGCGTCCGCCGCGCACGCCATGCAGCGCCTGCTCGACCAGCGCCCGCAGCTCGACGCGGTGTTCGCCGCGTCCGACGTGATGGCCGCCGGTGCGGTGCGCTACCTGCGCCAGGCCGGCCGGCGCATCCCCGACGACGTGGCCGTGGTCGGATTCGACGATCACGCGCTGGCGGCCCAGGTGCGTCCGGCGCTGACCACGGTGCGCCAGCCCGTGGAGCTGATGGGCGCGACGGCCGTGCAGGGCCTGCTCGCGGCTGCGGCCGGGGAGGCGCCGCGCGAGTACGCCACCATCCTGCCGACCGAGCTCGTCGTCCGCGACTCGGCCTGA
- a CDS encoding carboxypeptidase-like regulatory domain-containing protein — MLALVLAIGTLGPAAPAQAAGTASITGRLTDGGLPAAGVSVSASSLSGAGSGFTSTDDTGHYTLPNLPAGVYRVSYWSSGRQTWYAPGTVAYNGSSSYLLTPGAQLTIDGELLPLGTITGTFRDRAGNGMAGVSVSAGPVGSGDGVSAQTDENGRYSLQVSQGAYVVSFRIGWTREQYAPGAADSASATRYTVTGGQTVTVDDTLVGTGTVAGRFTDRAGVALAGVDVAVRNEQGNLNYTTTTDEAGEYQVEVLPSAYTVQFTDHNRLISQYARGKGDRFEADPVTVTPDATTRVDDTQLANGSVRVTATDSVTGEPVPAFNVHAGQSQAEGVDGSATVYGVPVGRQSYSIWADGYNSVNFAAVTVTEGGMAEVAVVLSRTARIAATVVDAQTGAPVAGFCVEATAPSALSIGMGCMSSDSEGKVVLDWLQPGPHQLFAYGQPWAETASPYGAQWVTADGGTGNQTLAAVVTAVAGETVTGPTIKLDRRGAITGTVRAADGTPAKNAYVRFGNIDYSNGGGGISVPVATDGRYSVDFLGPYLWPVHFYADDHAPQWSGNSGGRSGATKVKVRAGKSTPYDIRLRKGTKVTVKAPVGGYYVAYHAATGETSGVCDGRLAAMTCDMLVLGGQKARFKVWGEGEHFWHGGADFATATSVNIPTTGTKTVTVTR; from the coding sequence GTGCTCGCCCTCGTGCTCGCCATCGGCACCCTGGGGCCGGCCGCGCCGGCACAGGCCGCCGGCACGGCAAGCATCACCGGGCGGCTCACCGACGGCGGCCTGCCGGCCGCGGGAGTGAGCGTCTCGGCCTCCTCGCTCAGCGGTGCCGGCTCGGGCTTCACCAGCACCGACGACACCGGCCACTACACGCTGCCGAACCTCCCGGCCGGGGTCTACCGGGTGAGTTACTGGTCGTCCGGGCGCCAGACGTGGTACGCCCCCGGCACGGTGGCCTACAACGGATCGTCGAGCTACCTGCTGACCCCGGGCGCTCAGTTGACCATCGACGGAGAGCTGCTGCCGCTGGGCACGATCACGGGCACGTTCCGGGACCGCGCCGGCAACGGCATGGCGGGCGTTTCGGTGTCGGCCGGGCCGGTCGGCAGCGGTGACGGCGTGTCCGCGCAGACCGACGAGAACGGCCGGTACTCGCTGCAGGTGTCGCAGGGCGCCTACGTGGTCTCGTTCCGGATCGGCTGGACCCGGGAGCAGTACGCGCCGGGTGCGGCCGACTCCGCCTCCGCGACGAGGTACACGGTGACGGGCGGGCAGACCGTGACCGTGGACGACACGCTGGTGGGCACCGGCACCGTCGCGGGCCGCTTCACCGACCGGGCCGGCGTGGCCTTGGCCGGCGTCGACGTGGCGGTGCGCAACGAGCAGGGCAACCTCAACTACACCACCACCACCGACGAGGCGGGGGAGTACCAGGTCGAGGTCCTTCCTTCCGCGTACACGGTCCAGTTCACCGACCACAACCGCCTCATCTCGCAGTACGCCCGCGGCAAGGGCGACCGCTTCGAGGCCGACCCGGTGACCGTCACCCCGGACGCCACCACGCGCGTCGACGACACGCAGCTGGCGAACGGCTCGGTGCGCGTCACCGCGACCGACTCGGTGACCGGCGAGCCGGTGCCGGCCTTCAACGTGCACGCCGGCCAGTCGCAGGCCGAGGGCGTCGACGGCTCGGCCACGGTCTACGGCGTGCCGGTCGGGCGGCAGAGCTACTCGATCTGGGCCGACGGCTACAACTCGGTGAACTTCGCCGCCGTGACGGTCACCGAGGGCGGCATGGCGGAGGTCGCCGTCGTGCTCAGCCGCACGGCGCGGATCGCCGCGACGGTCGTGGACGCCCAGACCGGGGCCCCGGTCGCGGGCTTCTGCGTGGAGGCGACCGCGCCGAGCGCGCTGAGCATCGGCATGGGCTGCATGTCGAGCGACAGCGAGGGCAAGGTGGTCCTGGACTGGCTGCAGCCCGGCCCCCACCAGCTGTTCGCCTACGGGCAGCCCTGGGCCGAGACCGCCTCGCCGTACGGCGCGCAGTGGGTGACCGCCGACGGCGGCACCGGCAACCAGACCCTGGCCGCGGTGGTCACCGCGGTGGCCGGGGAGACCGTGACCGGGCCGACCATCAAGCTGGACCGGCGGGGCGCCATCACCGGCACCGTCCGGGCCGCCGACGGCACCCCCGCCAAGAACGCCTACGTCCGGTTCGGCAACATCGACTACAGCAACGGCGGCGGGGGCATCTCCGTGCCGGTCGCCACCGACGGCCGGTACAGTGTCGACTTCCTCGGGCCGTACCTGTGGCCGGTGCACTTCTACGCCGACGACCACGCCCCACAGTGGAGCGGCAACTCGGGCGGCCGGTCCGGCGCGACGAAGGTCAAGGTCCGGGCGGGCAAGAGCACGCCCTACGACATCCGGCTGCGCAAGGGCACCAAGGTCACCGTCAAGGCGCCGGTAGGCGGCTACTACGTGGCCTACCACGCGGCGACCGGCGAGACCAGCGGCGTCTGCGACGGCCGTCTGGCGGCGATGACCTGCGACATGCTGGTGCTCGGCGGGCAGAAGGCGCGCTTCAAGGTCTGGGGCGAGGGCGAGCACTTCTGGCACGGCGGGGCCGACTTCGCCACCGCCACCTCGGTGAACATCCCCACCACGGGCACCAAGACGGTCACCGTCACCCGGTGA
- a CDS encoding MFS transporter, whose protein sequence is MRMTNRLVPAAYRDVFQVPGFRRLLSGETVSYLGDGLSIVTISLLAIRIAAPEHAALVVGAAVAAYTLPAALGALALAPWLRRVDARTLVTANALLRAGGLGAAAVLHLLGLLSPIGYVALLAVSSLLVAWGSAGTYTLVSRLVPAAQRLPANTLLGTSQTTAIIVGPPLAGLLVAATGPGVALAVDALTYLVLAAQLRRIPAAAAPAEPEEARSVGGFRLLARRPELLGLLALTAVFFFLYGPVEVALPLFIVDTLGRSAGFLGVYWAVFGVGALLGGLLAGALRRVNPWPFAIVVIAGWGAALLPFGFTTSTWITLVGLAVGGLIYGPFPAFNITLFQSAAGPADLPAVLAARGSITVAAAPIGAAFGGPLVAWLGPGGTLLASGAATVALAVLAATLRLASTARRPAPAVATPTA, encoded by the coding sequence ATGCGCATGACGAATCGCCTGGTCCCGGCCGCCTACCGGGACGTGTTTCAGGTGCCGGGGTTCCGCCGCCTGCTGTCCGGCGAGACCGTCTCCTACCTCGGCGACGGCCTGAGCATCGTCACGATCTCGCTGCTGGCCATTCGCATCGCCGCCCCGGAGCATGCGGCCCTCGTCGTCGGCGCGGCCGTCGCCGCGTACACGCTGCCCGCCGCGCTCGGCGCGCTCGCGCTGGCCCCCTGGCTGCGCCGCGTCGACGCCCGCACCCTGGTCACCGCCAACGCGCTGCTGCGGGCCGGCGGCCTGGGCGCGGCCGCCGTGCTGCACCTGCTCGGGCTGCTCTCGCCCATCGGATACGTCGCCCTGCTGGCGGTCTCGTCACTGCTCGTCGCATGGGGGTCGGCCGGCACGTACACGCTGGTCAGCCGGCTTGTGCCGGCCGCGCAGCGGCTGCCCGCCAACACCTTGCTCGGCACCAGCCAGACCACCGCCATCATCGTCGGGCCGCCGCTGGCCGGGCTGCTGGTCGCGGCGACCGGCCCGGGGGTCGCGCTGGCCGTCGACGCGCTGACCTACCTCGTGCTGGCCGCTCAGCTGCGTCGCATCCCCGCCGCGGCCGCGCCCGCCGAGCCCGAGGAGGCCCGCTCGGTCGGCGGCTTCCGCCTGCTGGCCCGGCGACCCGAGCTGCTGGGCCTGCTCGCGCTCACCGCGGTCTTCTTCTTCCTGTACGGCCCCGTCGAGGTCGCGCTGCCGCTGTTCATCGTCGACACGCTCGGCCGCTCCGCGGGCTTCCTGGGTGTCTACTGGGCGGTCTTCGGCGTCGGCGCGCTGCTCGGCGGCCTGCTCGCGGGCGCGCTGCGGCGGGTGAATCCGTGGCCGTTCGCCATCGTGGTCATCGCGGGCTGGGGCGCCGCGCTGCTGCCGTTCGGCTTCACCACCTCGACCTGGATCACCCTGGTCGGGCTGGCCGTCGGCGGCCTGATCTACGGACCGTTCCCCGCCTTCAACATCACCCTGTTCCAGTCCGCGGCCGGTCCGGCCGACCTGCCCGCGGTGCTGGCCGCCCGGGGTTCGATCACCGTGGCGGCGGCCCCGATCGGGGCCGCGTTCGGCGGGCCGCTGGTCGCCTGGCTCGGACCGGGCGGCACGCTGCTGGCCTCGGGCGCGGCGACGGTGGCGCTGGCCGTGCTCGCGGCCACGCTGCGGCTGGCGAGCACGGCTCGGCGGCCCGCGCCGGCCGTCGCCACCCCCACGGCCTGA